TCCCACTGTCTGTAAATGAATCCCTGTCGTAAGTTGTCTATTTTTATGACTTGcagatttagaaaaaaaaaaaatctttagagtcttcattttttattttacttgacttctttttcataatatacaatataagGCATTAGAAGGTGTTTATCCCTAGATATTTCGATTTTTGCATTAAAAGGCCATTAAGCACAAGTCCAGCTTTAAAAACGAAATTGCAGGTACTCACCCATATAGATCACAATACATACTATAGGACGGAACACCTGAAGTCTCTTAAGAAGTCAGATTACAACATTTGGCATTAAAGCAAAGCAGTCACTCTGCTTGCATTTGCTCCCTGATGTCTGAAGGCAGCGTCTCAAACAACACGTCTTCTACAACAAGTCCATTGCGCTTTAAGGCGCGACAAGAGCCAAGTTCAGCTGGTAAGAACTCAAAATGATTACCCTTTAACTCCAAGTGAGTCAGTACACCTAGGAAAGAAATCTTTGGTGACAGGACAGACAGCATGTTTCTGCCAAGCTTCAAAGTCTTGAGCTTCTTACAAAAGAAGAGCTCATCAGGAATATTTTCGATTTTGTTACAACTGACAGAGAAGTATTGAAGGCTCTGTAGAACGCCTATCTCTGGTGGAATAAAACGGATGTCGTTGTTGGAAAGATCGAGGTAGCGCAGTTTGTTGCAGAGGAACAAGTGTGAAGGTAGGATCTCGATCTTGTTATGGCTAAAGTAGAGGCGCTCCAAGCTCCCGAGTTTTTTTATGTGTTCAGGTATAAAAGTGATGGCGTTGTGCCAAAGCTTCAGACTGGTCAGCTTACGGAGGTGCTGGAAGCTGAGGATCTCTTCAATGGAGCGTAGATTGTTCTCCTTCAGATCCAACGTCTGCAGATTACTCAGGCTGAAAATGGCATGTGGTATGCGTTCAAGGTCGCAGTGCACCAACTCAAGTTCTATTAGATTCCCCATCTTTTTCAGGTTGTTAAGCATGACCAACTTGGTGCCATCATTGCAAATACAGAGGCGTTGTAGATGGCTGGCCACATCCACGATGGACTGAGGGATCTTGGTGAAGTTGCTCTTGAGTGCCAGGGTCTTCAGCGCTTTGAGCTCTCGTAAAGAGTCCAAGGTTACGTTCTTTGACGCATCAGAACTCAAAGAACCAATCAGATGGAGCTCTTCCAAGTTCCGCAACACATACAACCACTGCGGAAGTTCACGGCCATCATCAAACTTCACTCGCAACACCTTCAAGTTCTCCTTGAGGAACGAAGTGGCTGCACTGTGGATCTTGAGCGAGCACTGGTAAAGGGAAAGCTCCTGGAGATCCTCTAGTTGGGCAATGGCTGCTGGTATGGTAACATTATTAATGATCTCAAGCTTCAAAGACTGCAGCTCTGTCACCTCAAAGATGGTATCTGGGAGACCAGACAGCATGAAGAGTTGAAGTTCTAGCCTGTTATTGCTGTTGGTTTGCAGCTTCTGCCGAAGCTTGTCAGCAGTCCACTCATGGTTAAGGTTGAGCTGTTTCAGCTTGTTTTCACTCACCTCTGACAGAAAAACTGCAAATCTCTTGGAATATAGGGGATCATACTGATCAATCATGTGCAACATGAAAGCAAAGTCGTTCTTTACATCTGGGATGTCATCAATTCCAGTCTCTTGCCTAACATATTCAAAGGAGTACTCCTTGAGAGAAATATAGAACAGCCAGTAGGATGTATAAAGGCATGTGAGTCCATAAACACCAACAAAACACAAATAACAGTAGGAGAGCTTAGAGAACAAGTGGGCCATAGTATGATTGCAACAGAAGTACCGATAACCAGTCATGTCCTGCATGTTCTCAGTACAGGTAACATTAAACCTAACCTTTGACACCAGAGCACTGTTGTACGCAATTATAAGGATAAACTTGAGCACTTTTACAACAGTCTGACGGACATacatcatatataatatatcaccCTCCTCCACATGCAGGCGGAATTTTTTGACCTTCTCAAACAAGGCCTTGGCTTGCTCTCCTTCCTTCTTGTCAAGGACACTTGCTGCTGGCTTGTCAACAACAATCTTTTCAGGAATTGATCTTAAAGACTGAGTCTTCTCCAGGTTGCCCTCTACAATTGGAGTATCAAGGTTTGACCTACTGGCACTGTTCTTCTTGTTGTCCTTCTCCTCAGGATTCTCCCCAGACACTTCTGACAGTGCTCTCGTAGTCCATGGAGAGTCAAAACACTTTCCCAGGATGGATATAAAGTGCTCAATTTTAGAGCTGGAGCCAGGAAACTTGAACCAGAAATTGCTGCACACCATGAAAATTAGGGTATGTATGAGAACCAGGTAAGGAAAGTACTTGGCATACCAATGAAGTGCCTTTTCATAGCACATTTGGTTTATGTAGTTATACTGCTGAATATCCAAGTTGGTCTTCAGTCCTTTCAACTCATGGACAGGCACTAGTGCTACATGATTTGTGGAAGGAGGTGGGCACATCAGCTCTGTCTGGTTTGGTGAGAACGTCCTTTGAGGAAGGCATATGATTTTGTCCTGCATCACCTAAAAGAATAAAAGAATATAGCTATCAGAATCATCACAGTAAAATCAAGACATACTGAGACTATTGCTGAGTTTCCATCcaaatgttttgcatttttgtatagcacatttctgAAATCTGACTAAAGAAAATGCAAACATTGCCACCAAATGCATTATGCACATTATCTTGAGGGAGCCCGTCTGTATTATTTTTCATGGAGCTGCTGAATGAACTTGCACCAGGGAGAATTATATTTGCCATTTTGAAGCAATAATTCTTAGTGATATTAAATGCTGCCAGGAGATATGCAGAATCACACAAGTGCAttagctcatatttaatgaacgCCATTAGACATTAGAATTTATGTGGATACTAGGGTTATAACGGTCATTTTTGGTACAGGTCTTAAGGTTCAGGATGCATTGTgtaccaaataaatgcagtgttgttttaaagggttaattcgcCCATCTTTTTTACTTTTggcacaaaaaaagtattcttttcactttataataataaagttgaaccactgtagtcacatgaactgttttaaatatgtttttagtagctttatgggcattgaaaaagggagtgttattgccatcagattttatcaaaaataacttaatttgtgttctgaagatcaacaaaggtctt
Above is a genomic segment from Chanodichthys erythropterus isolate Z2021 chromosome 21, ASM2448905v1, whole genome shotgun sequence containing:
- the lrrc8c gene encoding volume-regulated anion channel subunit LRRC8C, with translation MIPVTEFRQFTEQQPAFRVLKPWWDVFTDYLSVVMLMIGVFGCTLQVMQDKIICLPQRTFSPNQTELMCPPPSTNHVALVPVHELKGLKTNLDIQQYNYINQMCYEKALHWYAKYFPYLVLIHTLIFMVCSNFWFKFPGSSSKIEHFISILGKCFDSPWTTRALSEVSGENPEEKDNKKNSASRSNLDTPIVEGNLEKTQSLRSIPEKIVVDKPAASVLDKKEGEQAKALFEKVKKFRLHVEEGDILYMMYVRQTVVKVLKFILIIAYNSALVSKVRFNVTCTENMQDMTGYRYFCCNHTMAHLFSKLSYCYLCFVGVYGLTCLYTSYWLFYISLKEYSFEYVRQETGIDDIPDVKNDFAFMLHMIDQYDPLYSKRFAVFLSEVSENKLKQLNLNHEWTADKLRQKLQTNSNNRLELQLFMLSGLPDTIFEVTELQSLKLEIINNVTIPAAIAQLEDLQELSLYQCSLKIHSAATSFLKENLKVLRVKFDDGRELPQWLYVLRNLEELHLIGSLSSDASKNVTLDSLRELKALKTLALKSNFTKIPQSIVDVASHLQRLCICNDGTKLVMLNNLKKMGNLIELELVHCDLERIPHAIFSLSNLQTLDLKENNLRSIEEILSFQHLRKLTSLKLWHNAITFIPEHIKKLGSLERLYFSHNKIEILPSHLFLCNKLRYLDLSNNDIRFIPPEIGVLQSLQYFSVSCNKIENIPDELFFCKKLKTLKLGRNMLSVLSPKISFLGVLTHLELKGNHFEFLPAELGSCRALKRNGLVVEDVLFETLPSDIREQMQAE